In Vidua chalybeata isolate OUT-0048 chromosome 4, bVidCha1 merged haplotype, whole genome shotgun sequence, the genomic window GTAGACTTAATAACTACCGAGAGCTTGAGATCTGAGTTTAGAGTCCCACTAGACAGACTGGCTTCTTGAAATTCTGGGTGTTTCACTATGGTTAATTACAAAGTTGCTAAAAAAATGTCTATTGTTTAGAACTGCAGATTGACTTTTGTATATTTCTGGCAGATAAACACTAGATAATGAAGCTCTGTTGGCAGATAATAGGACTGCATTATACACTCTAAAAGCAAATTCCATATATGCAAGCACAGTATCTTctgcagagggaagaagaaatgcaACCCAAGTTGGCATGCACATTTGCTTGCTGGAGCAGAAACAACTTTTAGCCTGTGTATAGGTCATGGTTTTGTAAACATACATATGTCAACCATGTCAAAAAATGACAAGTAGCCTATAGAACCTGATTTCATGAGAAAATATAGCACCAGGACCCCTAAAGCCAATGCTGTTTGTTGATCCATTAACTTACTGTGCCTTTAAGCTAAATGGAACTTCATGAGTTCTATGCAAATGTCAAATGTTCATATCTGAAGTACATAATACTCACTTTGTCAGTACTTTTGCTTGATCTTGAGCTGTTTTTTCTACTTCCTGCCCATGTAGAATTAATTCTGCTATTTTATGAAGCTGTTCAATACAACGAGCAGTTACCTCAGCCAGACTTTCAATGGACAGCATGTAGATTTCCTTAAatttaaaatgggaataataTAATCAATAATAACAACACTGATAAATACATTTATagataaatacatataaaagaATTTCAAACATAGGAACCCTTCCCACCCCAACTGGAAATACCAACACATACATGGTGAAGTAAAATCAGCCATCCTCACAAACAATACTGGAAAAGTAAATATCCACAAACTATAAAATACAGATATTCTACTCCTTCTGAAAAATTAGTAAGATCAAGTCTACTGTTTACTTGGCTGGGAACTAGGTCAGGCTCTTGGATTTTCTAACATACCACTTTTAAACCTCTTCCTAACAATCAGAAAGACACCTAAACTCTAGAATAAGTAATAatcataattattttcatatggAGCCAAAAGTACTGAGTCATCCCTTAGCTGAATCTCTAGAGCAGAAATAGATAATGTGCCAAAtaaaaaattggattttatcAACAATTAGAGAAATCTTTATGTAGCACTGTGGGGTTACAGCTTTCACAAGCTGATGCCAGCTGGTAATCTGCAATCACATAAAAATCTGTAATATATACAGTATATACATTCTGTCTGCTTCTTTAGAGTTTTTTGTAGGGAAACATGACAGATAATTTCTAATTAGAAATAACAATCTCAACAAACATAGCAACCACATTTAATATTGTCATTAACTTGACAGGAAATATTCAATCACAATTAACCTTATCAGAACTCTCTAAATGAACACTTTTAGCCTTGAGAGCTATCTTTCATAAAGAGAATGAACAGTTGTTAGTTGCCTAAACAATCTTTCTGTTTTGCCTATTTATGatttaaattgtttaaataGTTTGAACATTTTCCCATGTATTGTCACTGAGAGAAGGAGATACTAAGAAAAATTGAGATACAACTTTCAGTGTGCATGTAATGTTTGACATTACACCTCAGAATCCCTCAGCTCACTGTATGTTGAGTATACACACAAAACCACAGatataaaacaataaaaacattgtGATAGAGAACCTGTTACTTTGATATTTACTTATGGAAACAGAATAACAGTAAgaatatttatgtaatttagTCTTCAACTGGGTCTACAGTGAATAGTTGTGTATTATTATTTCTTACTGCTTCCAcgaatttaaaaaataatcatgaCATATAAAGCCAAAACACAAAGAGAGAATCTTATCATTTAATGAAACTTATCCTCCAAAAGTTATTTTACCtccacagtttttcttttgtctaCTTCTGTTTTATCACTCTcaattttattgtctttttgaGTCTTTTCTTCACCAGGTTCTTCAGGTTTTTCATTTAGCTCCTCTTCTATGTCTACTGGGTTGGATAAACTGGCTTCTTCCAGCCACTCATGAGCTTTTTTCCTAGCCTGCCAAACAAAGAATCCAACCCCGAAGTTCAGTTTGAGAAGAGACTATGAGATGACATTCCTGAATATCAATTAACAATACATTTAATTACTTCCTCTTTATACTCAGAGGTTTTAATGTATCAAACCTCTGAGTGACATTTAGTTAGGTGTACATTTAAGAAATTGTAGGGAGAAGCATTTTGGACTGCATAAAGATGGATCATCCAGGGATAATTCCTCTAAAGGTATAATATTCCTAACCAACATGTACGGCTGGTGTTAATTCCAAAGTTAATATTTCAGCTTTATCATTCAAATGAATTTACACAGAAATTTTTATTACACAGTTCCccaaataagaaaataagaagtgtatacaaaaaagaaaaaggagaggtaAGAGGGATGTATTAAattcttaaaggaaaaataaatataaaatcacTGTATCTTGAGCTGCTTTCCCTGACATGCAAATAGATCAAAGCTGAAAAGTCTTGAGGCTTTATACAACTTCAGACAACTGCTGTGCTTAGTAGGATATTAATGATGTCTCTTTTCTAACATGAAATCAAATTAGAACACATTAAGGCCTAAGCTAGTTATCCATAGTCTATCTATGCAGCTAGACAGATAAACATTCATTTGAGCTTAAGACCAGCAGATGAACCAGCTTTAAAGGGACATGATAGTACAAATGTGACTAGTTCTGTGGCTAACTCCTACACATCTCACTTTTAgagcaagaaaaattattctttacCTGACTTTTGTTCCCAGTATGTAAGATCAAATCTGCTGTTCTCATGAGCCCTGTTCTGCTGAGACACCCCTGGTTCAAGACTTCTAACACTGGAAAGGGCTTGTTCAACTGCACTGCCTTACTCATCTCACTTCTGTGAAGGCTTTTCTATATTCAGCATTTTAGTCCCAGTCTCCTGTACTTCACTTTCTGAGCTGTCTGAAGTTAACTGGGTATTGCTCTGTGTCAGACTTCAGAACAAAGCCCTCCTTCTTTGCCCAAGAAACTGAAGGCAGCTCAGTAACAGGTGCTAACCTTATTAAGCTTGTCAGGAGTAGCAGCAACATGCAATTCAAACAGCAGTTCTGTGAGCATGCTGACAAACTCTTCTCCTGTATCTGCTGCAAGAAATAACAAGACAGTTTTTGTTAGCGTGTTACTGCTATAGTATTTTATATGATCAAGTACATCCAGTGAAATAGTTTCACCAAGTATTCCAGCACTTGAAAAATAGTGACAGTGACACAAGAAAGGAATGTGTGGAAGTGTGCATGTATATGCACCAAAATTATAGAAAACTGGGATATTCAATTGAATGTTCACTGTGGTTACTGTCTTATTTAACCTCACGTATGAAATTTTTGGTGAtaatagcttttaaaatgtaGGTAAAGCCACTTTTCCAAATATTCTCCTCATTTTTTCATAAACACCTGAAATGAAGCTGCagtaaaaaatacatgaaaaggCTGCATAATCAAAGTGAGAGGAAACATTAGAGAGAAGGGTATATGTGTGGCCTTCTGCTACTTGTACCAGAAAACAGTCATAGTTGTTTCCGCAGTAATAGGAGGAAGGAATGTGTTTCACTGACAAGTGGTTTGTTTTTGCAGAGGCAAATCTGCAGCACACTTTGGTTTGGTCCCTTTTTTTAAGGTGCTCACTGCCTTGGGTGCAGCCCATTCAAAACCCCTGCAAATGTTTCAAGGAGCAGGATCAGCAGTTGTGATTTACTGAAAAAACCAGAACATctgaccttcagagaaaacatcACTTTGTGCAAGAAGCAGAGCTTCTGCTGGGAGCCGGTTTCAAAGCAAGGAACTACTTTCCACAGAAATTATGGAACAACAGACATCTCATGAATCCTCACTCCTAAGCAGGTAATACACTTTCTTGACTTCTATTTCACACAACTCCATAGAGGCATGGGGTTTAAGGAGCAAGTAAAGCACAAAAAATTTACCATACTAAGACTTTATGCTGAGTACTTGCTGTTCCCCTCAATGATAAACAATGAGTTCTCTGTGAGAGGGATCAAGCAAGCTGAGTAAGCACTGCCAGAAGGAGCAGTCTGAGAAGAAATTACTCTCCTGTTAGAACACGTGGATGTTAACACAGTTTTGCTAACTTTTCTGAAGGCTAAAGAAATCTTATCTCACCATCTTGCAAAATGTAGGTTTTATGGGCAAAGTACCCCTGAGAAGATCAAGAGGATGTGGAAGAAATatcattttatgtttctttgtttccaaaataCAACAATATGGCGTTCAATGGCATAAGCCAGTCTTCAGTCAGGTCAAGGGGATTTTTGCTGTTAGCTCTGAGAGGTTTGGTATGGATCTCACAGGCCTGGAGACATGAATCACGCTGCCTTTAAGCTGACTTCTTATCCTTCTGTTCTAACCTGTTTGGGGAACTGCTAACATTTCTGACCTGTTTAAGACACCTATTTTGCCCCTAACCAAATCACTCACtcattttattgtaatttttgtGACCTTGGCCCATTCTCTCCACTGCTGTGCCGTGTCACAGTTATGGAATCACTTATGCTGCTCTAACTTCCTTCTCACACTCCACATGCCACATCTTGCCAAGCAAAACCTATAAAGCAGCTTTGCTACTATGTTTCACAGTCACTTCCATTCAAAAATTACGTGTTCTTAAATTTCTTTATAATTCTCAAATCTTTTCCCCCATCTAGCAAGGGGGGTACAGAGTGAGAATGAAGTTGCTGAACAGAAAATCATTTCTAAATACTTCAAAACTTTCAGATTATATAATGTCTGTAAGAAAAGCTGAGTTACtaaaaaagttattattttccatttttgttttcattgataatatagcaaaaaaaataatatttattcttGTTTGATCTTCCATATCTCACACTTCAGttacagtaaaaattaaaaattaagcacTGATCAGCTTCCAGAACTTTTAGAGTTAATTTTAGTAACTACCTTATGAAGACTATTAGAATATCAGAAATTACAGTTtggactggattttttttttttaattactagaTAAAAAAGTAGCAATTATTCATATGGTTAAGTATCTGTATTTGTAATTACCTTTTTGCACCTGCACCACTTCATCATCTAATTCCTTTGGAACAAAGATCTCTTTTATAGCAATTAAATCATTTTTCACAGTCTCCAATTGTTCTCCATCAAGTGTTGCTAAATGTGACTGAATCTGTAAAAGAAAGGACAGTATTACTAAATGCTAATTTAGAGCCTGAATCCAAAATAGACTAAGAAATGGAAACTTCCATTATGTTCAAATCTTTTCTCTAACTCCCCAGCTTAGACATATTTTTAGATCTTGTCAACAGAATTTGCTGAGTATCACAAAAATTACACTAGCCTTGCCAGATCATCaggtcccttccttcctccagaACATAAGTTTTGAATTATAAATCTGTGGTTTAACTGCAAACTGTAATAGGCATTTTGGGATTGCCTGGATGAAGACAGCAGGCAAAAAGAGCACAGGCATAATGGCTAGTCTGAGCACTCAtgggaggagctggaaaaggTTGCCTTCAAAATGCAGCCAAAATTATTGAGAGTGTACCTGTTCTGAAGAATGTATTGGCAGGTCTTTGCATATCTCAGCTATCTGCAAGTCCCTGCATATCTAATAGGATGGCAGACCTAAGAGGGATGGAAACAGATTCTTTGAATGACTATTTGTACTACAGTTATATGGTGTCATTCCGTGAGCAGAGCGCTCCTTCTGCCCATGGAAGCCAAGAGAAACGCCCTTCTTCCCCTTGATACAAAGTTTTACCTTTATGTTTGTTTCAAGGGGCTTTTTTAAAGCTTGCTTGACAGATGTACACTCTACCTCAGTGCAAGACTGGACACAGCTGTTACTTTCTTTCTGGTGTGTCCTGTGTCCAGCTCCTGTGCTCAGGGTTAAACCCAAGATAAAGCCGTGGCACTCGAGTCAGGTTGTGAAGGACTACATaaggcttttttcctccctttctatAGCACTATCCATTTCAAGGGAACCTCTTTTAATGGAAACTTAAAATAAGAGCCTAAACATATATGTCTTCAGCACCTCTTGCACTCCTCCTGTGGCTTTTGGGCTGTTAGAAGTGGTCTCAAGTTTCTCTACAGTACTCTTTCTGtattctgtgtctgtgtgcatcTGTGCATGGTAAGTGGAACATTTATCTGAGTACTGGACTTGCTGACCCACACAGTCACCATCAATCCTGTTGGACTGAGCAGGACTATGTACGTGTCTAGGACATAAATGAAGAGCATCAGAAACCTCATGGTAACAACCTGCACATGTCTGGCTTACCCTGTCGTAtttcacagtaaaataaaaatattgttgaCACGTGCAATTAACCTGAACTTGTTTTCTATCTATCCCTTTCCTATTAGTGTGGGGGGGTTTTggacatttttggttttgtttttttgctccAAAAGCAGACCCTTGAACCTTACATGTGTGGTTTGAACATAGTTTTTCAtctagaacagaaaataaaaacaacattgACAGTATGCACCTAACTGTTATTAATATAAGCTTCTTTTATTTGTgagagcaaataaaatattttaaaatataagttggttatattttattaagaagTACCCCATAGGGCAAAGAATGCTAATTAcaataacaaacaaaaagaaaacttgtttttaagaaatttatttagaaaactgTTTCAGTACAAAAATATCACTGCTAGGAATCTACAAAATTCTATTAGTCTACTGTCAGTGATCTACTGATGTAGATCTACTGCAGAGCAAATAAATTGAGAGTTGAAattgaaatacatatttatcaGATAGGCCCTACTAACATTACCATCTTCAGAGAGACATTTGTATGCTTCCAGTAATAATATCTTGGTGTAGTTCTACATAACTTTAAAAACTAACACAATAAGAACCAAATAAGTAATCTGGAACTAATTTCAATTCACCAGCCTCCATGTATAGTAGGTCTGGAATTCCTTAATGTAAGTATGTGTACCTGATTTCAACCAAAAGATTTAAACCTCCTTGCAAATTCTGCAAGGAATTTCAAGACATCTGCAGTGTCACAAGCTGTGTATAGCACACTACATATGGTCCTAACAAAAATACCTGTCAGTTATGAGGTTTGAGTTAATCTTGTAGTTACATTTTAGATGTATTGAGTTCCTAAAACCCAGGGCCAGCCCATAGGATCAATTCAGCTTTCTCTGAACTTAATGGAAAACTTACTGTTCATTCTATGCACATctgcagaataaaattaatgtaaagATAAATTTTATTACCAACCATATTGATTTATGCTGTCTGCATACTGTACCTGAGCTTCACTTTCATTTGACAGGATTTCCAGAGCTTCAAGATGAGACAAACCTTGGAATTCATCAAAAAGTAGTCCATAATGTGCTGTTCTTTCAACTGTAACTTGCTGGGCCCgcctctgtttctctttttctttggcTTCTCTCAACAGCTGTAAATATGTACATGATTCTATATTTTATTGATAATACCATAAGTGCGACAGATTTTATTACTATCTGCTTCTCTGTGTCTAGAAGTAGTAATAAAATTTGGGACTATATCACATCTGCAGAGCTAAAATTTTAGAGATGAAATAGCTAACTTcttttttgataattttctctgctaaaa contains:
- the FAM114A1 gene encoding protein NOXP20 isoform X2, whose product is MGSLGYLGKVSPVISFCHSHGITAVKEKAGTTLRIHSGSSASLETGEPPAAETPVTQAEDSLAQSSSENIPSSPSSGSRGMLSAITSAVQNTGKSVLSGGLDALEFIGKTTMNVLAESDPGFKRTKTLMARTVSLSQLLREAKEKEKQRRAQQVTVERTAHYGLLFDEFQGLSHLEALEILSNESEAQIQSHLATLDGEQLETVKNDLIAIKEIFVPKELDDEVVQVQKADTGEEFVSMLTELLFELHVAATPDKLNKARKKAHEWLEEASLSNPVDIEEELNEKPEEPGEEKTQKDNKIESDKTEVDKRKTVEEIYMLSIESLAEVTARCIEQLHKIAELILHGQEVEKTAQDQAKVLTNLTSAMCNEVSSLSKKFSDSVTAAGSSMKAEVLNPIINSVLLEGCNSTTYIHDAFQLLLPVLQISHIQTSCSKAQELSA